One window of Mucilaginibacter inviolabilis genomic DNA carries:
- a CDS encoding glycosyltransferase family 117 protein has translation MQYKKINNLLGWLCFVIASVTYILTLEPSVSFWDCGEFISCAYRLQVAHQPGYPVFAMLGKLFSLLSFGDNTKVPYFTNLGSAVASGATIMFLFWTITALAKKMLLNKRDDVVEQSNLILIMGAGLVGALAFTYTDTFWFSAVETIVFALSSLCTAIVFWAILKWDAHADEKGADKWLVFIAYVIGLSIGIHLLNLLTIPAIAMVYFFRRSKNITVKNGILAFLAGVVILGLVQYGIRGYTIKFAAYFDLFFVNSLGLGFGTGAFFFILLIVVALVGGIIYSIRAKKPTLNLALLCVAFIYFGYAAFAYIPIRATANPDLNNSHPDNAFTLYGYLNRIQYGETPLLSGPYYDATVTDQKEGSIIYRKGKTQYENAGKKIETEYSHTTPFPRMYSTEPNDVQFYKEWLRIPDGQAPGFGDNLKFMATWQMYQMYWRYFLWNFVGRTNDADGQTSMVGVDGNWTTGLFDKNLPKSVTKGTTYTPLYALPLLIGLIGAFYHLNRKKKDALIVLLLFFFTGLAIVLYVNQPSIQPRERDYSYVGSFYAFAIWIGLGVIAIAEFARKYINANTAAIGSTVICLLLAPVLLASKEWKNHDRSTKWTAHDMAYNYLISCPPNAILFTYGDNDTYSLWYDQEVEGIRPDVRIVNLSLFTGDWYIRQMQGKMNQSEPLPITMPYDKYKEGVRDVIYYNDQKIAGPVEVKEVFDFISSDNRAAQVQYQSGDWGNYLPTKNFKITIDPDEVIKNGVVTADQKDKLAKVMDWKFTSNYVTKDNLAMLDILAHNHWKRPICFTTTIGNDNLIGLQPYLYKEGFTYHLIPFQKDTTKRDQLGKTNTMVMYNNIMNKFKFGNFKNARYLDHESTSMFYPVMASTFIDLIQNLMQEGHNDLALKALHKYDQEMPDITPYIDVAGRKLFLAQLAFQLNDVVLGKRLTNSIDDYVTDQLDYNYHLLGDNSSSVNMRDVQISLQLLNGIADFTKENKQTDINKKVSAQLNDYMKKFAPILGSGQ, from the coding sequence ATGCAATACAAAAAAATCAATAATCTTTTAGGCTGGCTTTGCTTTGTTATAGCTTCTGTGACCTACATTTTAACATTGGAGCCCTCCGTAAGTTTTTGGGATTGCGGCGAATTTATTTCATGCGCCTACCGTTTACAGGTAGCCCATCAGCCTGGTTACCCTGTTTTTGCCATGTTGGGTAAATTATTTTCGTTGTTATCATTCGGCGACAATACCAAGGTGCCTTATTTTACCAATTTAGGTTCGGCGGTAGCTAGTGGAGCTACGATCATGTTCCTGTTTTGGACGATAACCGCCCTGGCCAAAAAAATGCTTTTGAATAAACGCGATGATGTAGTTGAGCAATCAAACCTGATTCTGATTATGGGAGCAGGCCTGGTTGGTGCGTTGGCTTTTACCTATACCGATACCTTTTGGTTTTCGGCGGTCGAAACCATCGTATTTGCCCTGTCATCACTGTGTACCGCTATTGTATTTTGGGCCATATTAAAGTGGGATGCCCATGCCGATGAAAAAGGAGCCGATAAATGGCTGGTTTTTATAGCTTATGTTATAGGCTTATCTATTGGTATCCACTTGCTTAACTTATTAACCATTCCGGCTATAGCCATGGTGTACTTCTTCCGCAGGAGTAAAAATATTACCGTTAAAAATGGCATCCTGGCATTTTTAGCAGGTGTAGTTATCCTGGGGCTGGTACAATACGGTATTAGGGGATATACTATAAAGTTTGCAGCCTATTTTGACCTTTTCTTTGTAAACTCACTGGGCTTAGGTTTTGGCACCGGCGCATTTTTCTTTATATTACTTATTGTTGTGGCGCTTGTAGGCGGTATTATATATAGTATCCGCGCTAAAAAGCCAACGCTTAACCTGGCTTTATTATGTGTGGCCTTTATTTACTTTGGCTATGCTGCTTTTGCCTATATACCTATCAGGGCTACTGCAAACCCCGATCTGAATAACTCGCACCCAGACAATGCCTTTACACTTTACGGTTACTTAAATCGTATCCAATACGGCGAAACCCCTTTATTGAGCGGCCCATATTATGATGCTACCGTTACCGATCAGAAAGAAGGCAGCATCATTTATCGTAAAGGAAAAACGCAATATGAAAATGCCGGTAAAAAGATCGAGACCGAATACAGCCATACTACGCCATTCCCGCGTATGTACAGTACCGAACCCAATGATGTTCAGTTCTATAAAGAGTGGTTGCGTATTCCTGATGGCCAGGCGCCGGGCTTTGGTGATAACCTGAAATTTATGGCCACCTGGCAAATGTACCAGATGTACTGGCGTTATTTTCTTTGGAACTTTGTAGGTCGTACTAATGATGCCGACGGCCAAACCAGTATGGTGGGTGTCGACGGTAACTGGACTACGGGTCTTTTTGATAAAAACTTACCCAAATCGGTAACCAAAGGAACAACCTATACACCGCTATATGCCCTTCCGCTCCTTATTGGTTTAATAGGTGCTTTTTATCACCTTAACCGTAAAAAGAAGGATGCGCTTATTGTATTGCTTTTATTCTTCTTTACGGGGCTTGCTATTGTGCTGTATGTTAATCAGCCATCCATACAGCCGCGTGAGCGTGATTATTCATACGTGGGTTCCTTTTATGCCTTTGCCATTTGGATAGGGCTGGGCGTTATTGCCATTGCCGAATTTGCCCGTAAATACATCAATGCCAATACAGCTGCTATAGGATCAACTGTTATCTGTTTATTGTTAGCGCCGGTATTGCTGGCCAGCAAAGAATGGAAAAATCATGACCGTTCCACCAAATGGACTGCGCATGATATGGCTTATAACTACCTGATATCGTGCCCTCCAAATGCCATATTATTTACTTATGGCGATAATGATACCTATTCGTTATGGTATGATCAGGAGGTAGAAGGTATCCGTCCGGATGTGCGTATAGTTAACCTGAGCTTGTTTACCGGCGATTGGTACATCCGTCAGATGCAGGGAAAAATGAATCAATCAGAACCATTGCCTATCACCATGCCTTATGATAAATATAAGGAAGGAGTGAGGGATGTTATTTATTATAACGACCAGAAAATAGCCGGTCCGGTAGAAGTAAAAGAGGTATTTGATTTTATATCCTCAGATAACCGGGCTGCGCAGGTGCAATATCAAAGCGGCGACTGGGGTAACTATTTACCAACCAAAAACTTTAAAATCACTATTGATCCTGATGAGGTCATTAAAAATGGTGTAGTTACAGCCGATCAAAAAGATAAGCTGGCTAAAGTGATGGACTGGAAATTCACATCAAACTACGTTACTAAAGATAACCTGGCGATGCTGGATATTTTGGCCCATAACCATTGGAAAAGACCCATTTGCTTTACCACTACCATTGGTAACGACAACCTGATTGGTTTACAGCCTTATTTATATAAAGAGGGCTTTACCTACCACCTGATCCCTTTTCAAAAAGACACCACCAAACGCGATCAGTTAGGCAAAACCAATACCATGGTGATGTATAACAACATCATGAACAAATTTAAATTCGGCAACTTTAAAAATGCCCGTTATCTGGATCATGAGTCAACATCGATGTTTTACCCGGTAATGGCTTCTACGTTTATCGATCTGATACAAAACCTGATGCAGGAAGGTCATAACGATCTGGCTTTGAAAGCCCTGCATAAATATGATCAGGAAATGCCCGATATTACACCGTATATTGATGTAGCCGGTCGTAAATTATTCCTGGCTCAACTGGCATTTCAGCTTAATGACGTAGTTTTAGGCAAAAGGCTTACCAATAGCATTGATGATTACGTTACCGATCAGTTGGATTACAACTATCATCTGCTGGGTGATAATTCAAGCAGTGTAAATATGCGCGACGTGCAGATCAGCTTACAATTGCTAAACGGCATAGCCGATTTTACCAAGGAAAATAAACAAACCGATATCAATAAAAAGGTATCGGCCCAATTGAATGATTATATGAAAAAGTTTGCCCCTATCTTAGGCAGCGGGCAATAA
- a CDS encoding hybrid sensor histidine kinase/response regulator → MKSTYTQKISRKIMLAFLALIIILAIIALFVRNSISNKLQDLSKLAHDVEYDQSKPQQALLLLHEAEDDFQESLLSTDDEKSKAYKIKLSEAFNLIDTLLKDHANMPGLSEEQHQKVLYWHAKKLELSVKLYDLKHNFDSLLTVYADFNEATGKEPASISINNGPRKKSIENKTDTIKKDIVGKKKGLFGRIKDAIVNKNSNTSSSIIVVNHSRTNLLVDSATRKVAYRDKKSYNQKLKQLQERNIKLLATQKDLISLNIRIRNELENIINGVKDINYNIANEFKGMTFKSYQETTRLINNFYLAALFLVLIFAALLIVFILKLGVSETLLRQENERSVTIAQQKMDLLQHMSHEIRNPLTAIKGFLYIFSQTNLSPRQTDMLGSIRLSSDMLLRTLNDTLDAAKMENSEFKINRDPFNTDFVLKEVIESMEFSATKKKLSLDYHFEGDKNALVLGDSFRLKQVMVNLLSNAIKYTNTGGVTVKASLISVNKESRLVVDITDTGAGISQEQQANLFSKYYQTSSAKGQTGTGLGLYICKQLVQLQNGQISVKSVAGKGSTFSFYIPYEAGSVAIDKQKIDDPLSLLNGISILAVDDNELSLMFLKMMTSKWNIKFYQANNGESALDTLAKEAITVILTDIQMPMMDGHELIAAIRQLKAPLNKVPVIAISGTSKPSDAEKLSKKGFSGFVTKPFAEAELVRQIISALKL, encoded by the coding sequence ATGAAATCTACATATACTCAAAAAATCTCGAGGAAGATCATGCTGGCGTTTTTGGCATTGATCATTATCCTGGCTATCATCGCGCTTTTTGTACGTAATTCTATTTCCAATAAATTACAGGATCTTTCCAAATTAGCTCATGACGTTGAATACGATCAATCAAAACCACAGCAGGCCTTACTATTATTACACGAGGCCGAGGATGATTTCCAGGAGTCGTTATTAAGCACTGATGACGAAAAGAGCAAGGCTTATAAAATCAAGCTATCAGAAGCATTTAACCTGATTGATACCCTGCTTAAAGACCATGCTAATATGCCGGGTTTAAGCGAAGAACAACATCAAAAAGTGTTGTACTGGCACGCTAAAAAGTTAGAACTATCGGTTAAGTTATATGACCTTAAGCATAATTTTGATTCCCTGCTTACCGTTTATGCCGATTTTAATGAAGCTACCGGTAAAGAACCGGCCAGTATCAGTATCAATAACGGCCCCAGGAAAAAAAGTATTGAAAACAAAACCGACACTATAAAAAAAGATATTGTTGGCAAAAAGAAAGGCCTTTTTGGGCGAATCAAAGATGCTATCGTTAATAAAAACAGCAATACCTCTTCCAGTATTATTGTAGTTAATCATAGCCGGACAAATTTATTGGTTGATTCAGCAACCCGCAAGGTTGCTTACCGCGATAAAAAGAGTTATAATCAAAAGTTAAAACAGCTGCAGGAACGGAATATCAAACTGCTGGCCACACAAAAAGATTTAATATCGCTTAACATCCGTATCCGTAACGAACTGGAAAACATTATAAATGGTGTAAAGGATATCAATTATAACATCGCCAATGAGTTTAAGGGGATGACATTTAAAAGCTACCAGGAAACCACCCGGTTAATAAATAATTTTTACCTGGCGGCCCTTTTCCTGGTATTGATATTTGCCGCGTTGCTCATTGTATTTATACTTAAATTGGGAGTATCTGAAACCTTGCTGCGACAGGAAAATGAACGATCGGTTACTATTGCCCAGCAAAAGATGGATCTGCTGCAACACATGAGCCATGAAATCCGAAATCCACTCACAGCTATAAAAGGCTTTCTGTATATATTCAGCCAAACCAATCTGTCGCCCCGGCAAACGGATATGCTGGGCTCCATCAGGCTTTCGTCTGATATGCTGTTGCGCACATTGAATGATACGCTTGATGCCGCTAAAATGGAGAACAGCGAGTTTAAGATCAACCGTGATCCTTTCAATACCGATTTTGTATTGAAAGAGGTGATTGAAAGCATGGAGTTCAGCGCCACTAAAAAGAAGCTAAGTCTGGATTATCATTTTGAAGGCGATAAGAACGCCCTGGTTTTAGGCGATAGTTTCAGACTTAAGCAGGTGATGGTTAATTTGCTAAGCAATGCTATTAAGTATACTAATACAGGCGGTGTTACAGTAAAAGCTTCCCTGATATCGGTCAATAAGGAAAGCAGACTGGTTGTTGATATTACCGATACCGGTGCAGGTATCAGCCAGGAGCAGCAGGCCAATCTTTTCTCTAAATATTATCAAACCAGCTCGGCAAAAGGTCAAACCGGTACAGGGCTTGGGCTTTATATCTGTAAACAACTGGTTCAACTGCAAAACGGGCAAATCAGTGTAAAAAGTGTTGCCGGCAAAGGGAGCACATTTAGCTTTTATATACCTTATGAAGCCGGTAGTGTTGCCATTGACAAGCAAAAAATAGATGATCCGCTATCGTTACTCAATGGAATCAGTATCCTTGCTGTAGACGACAATGAGCTAAGTTTGATGTTCCTGAAAATGATGACCAGTAAGTGGAATATTAAATTTTACCAGGCTAATAATGGAGAAAGCGCCCTGGATACATTGGCCAAAGAAGCTATTACCGTTATATTAACCGATATTCAGATGCCTATGATGGATGGTCACGAACTTATTGCAGCTATCAGGCAATTAAAAGCTCCTTTAAATAAAGTACCGGTTATAGCAATCAGCGGTACTTCAAAACCATCGGATGCCGAGAAACTATCTAAAAAAGGATTTTCGGGTTTTGTGACCAAACCATTTGCCGAGGCTGAACTGGTAAGGCAGATCATCAGCGCGCTGAAATTGTAA
- a CDS encoding capsule assembly Wzi family protein, with product MQKLYFFQSIKLFLLAGVLLLSVQTSNAQAVYLPQSYLLYQKFNGDIYSTKSSFHTSLRPFLIDSLINRTYDSVMNIGVSDQRKTWFSRKLFNEHLFDVQTKDYTFYGDVIADLQLGRDFSGKRSTYLNSRGFQFGGTVGTKFSFYTSGFEDQGKFPTYYNDVVNANGFIPGQAYARNYIGQARNSQDWSYVTAIASYTPIKQLNITLGQDKMFVGDGYRSLLLSDYAANMPLLRLTANLGSVQYMMAWAYLEDLKAPKFDELGSNRRKWALFHYVDWNVSNRVSLGFFNALITPEADDQGNRRGFDVNFINPLVFSSGLGSSGSPKDNVFMGFTGKYKIFDKTAIYGQLLLDKFKFNNFFSGNNLDNTNGIQLGIRGADIFKVNRLNYLFEFNTVKPYTYTNSNTLNNYTFFGDPLAHPFGANFREFLGIVNYSIGRFDFQGQLDYGKYGLDANATDNNGKLLTKPYPVNPNPTPAIGQGISTQLYYGEGTVSFLVNPKTNLRIEIGGIYRQEKNALNDNKTTLVTFGVKSGFRNLYHDF from the coding sequence ATGCAAAAACTCTACTTCTTTCAATCAATAAAATTATTTTTGTTAGCTGGGGTACTCCTCCTTTCGGTTCAGACTAGTAATGCACAAGCTGTTTATCTGCCACAATCCTACCTGCTTTATCAAAAATTCAATGGTGATATATATAGCACAAAAAGCTCTTTTCACACGTCCCTACGTCCTTTTTTGATTGATAGCCTCATCAACCGCACTTATGATTCTGTGATGAATATAGGTGTAAGCGATCAACGTAAAACATGGTTTAGCCGCAAATTGTTTAATGAGCATTTGTTCGACGTACAAACTAAAGATTATACTTTTTACGGGGATGTTATTGCAGATTTACAACTTGGAAGAGATTTTTCCGGTAAACGATCAACCTATTTAAATTCGCGGGGTTTTCAATTTGGAGGTACTGTAGGTACCAAATTCTCGTTTTACACCAGCGGCTTTGAAGACCAGGGCAAATTTCCGACTTATTATAACGATGTTGTAAATGCCAATGGTTTTATACCAGGTCAGGCTTATGCCCGTAATTATATCGGCCAGGCCCGTAACTCGCAGGATTGGTCGTACGTTACCGCCATAGCTTCTTACACGCCTATAAAGCAATTGAACATTACTTTGGGTCAGGATAAAATGTTTGTAGGCGATGGCTATAGGTCATTGTTATTATCAGATTATGCTGCAAATATGCCCTTGTTAAGACTTACCGCTAACCTTGGAAGTGTGCAGTATATGATGGCCTGGGCGTATCTGGAAGATTTGAAAGCACCTAAATTTGATGAATTGGGAAGTAACAGGCGTAAATGGGCCCTGTTTCATTATGTAGACTGGAATGTAAGTAACCGTGTATCATTGGGTTTCTTCAACGCGCTGATTACGCCTGAAGCGGATGATCAGGGAAACAGACGGGGTTTTGATGTAAACTTTATCAATCCATTAGTATTCTCCAGCGGCTTAGGATCGTCAGGGTCACCCAAGGATAATGTATTTATGGGTTTTACAGGTAAGTATAAGATATTTGACAAAACGGCCATTTATGGCCAATTACTGCTTGATAAGTTTAAATTCAACAATTTCTTTTCGGGCAATAACCTCGATAATACTAATGGTATACAATTGGGTATCCGCGGAGCCGATATTTTTAAGGTTAACCGGTTAAATTATCTTTTTGAGTTTAATACCGTAAAACCATATACTTATACCAATAGCAATACGCTTAATAATTATACTTTTTTTGGCGATCCGCTTGCCCATCCTTTTGGAGCCAATTTCAGAGAGTTTTTGGGTATCGTCAACTACTCTATCGGCCGGTTCGATTTCCAGGGTCAGCTTGATTATGGTAAATACGGACTTGATGCTAACGCCACAGACAACAACGGAAAGTTACTAACCAAGCCATATCCGGTTAACCCTAACCCAACTCCGGCTATTGGACAAGGTATCAGCACTCAACTTTATTATGGCGAAGGTACCGTATCGTTTCTGGTAAACCCTAAAACAAATCTGCGCATTGAAATAGGTGGTATATACAGGCAAGAAAAAAATGCCTTGAATGATAACAAAACTACCCTGGTTACCTTTGGGGTAAAAAGCGGCTTCCGGAATTTATACCACGACTTTTAG
- a CDS encoding Pycsar system effector family protein, which produces MKFQQLLEEVKHEVISYFDEHHDPELAYHNLKHTKDVVAAATQIANHYQLSDEDFFIVLSAAWFHDTGYFVDKSNHEVKSSENATHFLKKQKVDNAVIDKVNACIMATEMPQKPTNLLEEILCDADLFHLGTDDFREKSKMMRKELEACRHIEINKDTWRAGNIELLQSHHYFTDYCRLLLNNQKQKNLDRLMEKQTDVEEKAEKKEKSEGEKATEIDHVEAAVAKEEQDHHDKKHKSDKPERGIETMFRISSANHQRLSDMADNKAHIMITVNSIILSAIISLVLRKLDEHSNLLIPTFMLLSVSLTTMIFSILSTRPSIPQGVFSPEDIEKKTVNLLFFGNFYRMSLNDYSDGMVKMMDDKDFLYGSLIRDNYSQGVVLGKKYRLLRVSYNVFMFGLIISVVAFLISSLI; this is translated from the coding sequence ATGAAATTTCAACAGTTGTTAGAAGAGGTAAAACATGAGGTCATATCATATTTTGATGAGCATCATGATCCCGAACTTGCATACCATAATCTTAAACATACAAAAGACGTAGTTGCTGCTGCTACCCAGATTGCCAATCATTATCAACTGTCTGACGAGGATTTCTTTATAGTACTATCAGCAGCGTGGTTTCATGACACCGGTTACTTTGTTGATAAGAGTAACCATGAGGTAAAAAGCAGCGAGAATGCAACCCATTTTCTGAAAAAGCAAAAAGTAGATAACGCGGTGATTGATAAGGTAAATGCCTGTATTATGGCTACCGAAATGCCGCAGAAACCAACCAATTTACTTGAAGAAATTTTGTGTGATGCCGATCTGTTTCACCTGGGAACCGATGATTTCAGGGAAAAAAGCAAAATGATGCGCAAAGAGCTGGAAGCCTGCAGGCACATAGAAATTAATAAGGATACCTGGCGGGCAGGCAATATTGAGCTATTACAATCGCATCATTATTTTACTGATTATTGCCGCTTGTTATTGAATAACCAGAAGCAAAAAAACCTGGACAGATTAATGGAAAAACAAACCGACGTGGAAGAAAAAGCCGAAAAAAAGGAAAAATCTGAAGGTGAAAAAGCAACTGAAATTGACCATGTTGAAGCAGCAGTTGCTAAAGAAGAGCAAGATCATCACGATAAAAAACATAAAAGCGATAAACCCGAAAGAGGTATCGAAACCATGTTTCGTATAAGCTCGGCAAACCACCAACGTTTGAGTGATATGGCTGATAATAAGGCTCATATTATGATCACGGTTAACTCCATCATCTTGTCGGCCATTATTAGTTTGGTATTGCGTAAGCTGGATGAACACTCCAACCTGTTGATCCCTACGTTTATGCTGCTTTCGGTAAGCTTAACTACCATGATATTCTCTATCTTATCTACGCGGCCATCAATACCCCAGGGTGTTTTTTCGCCCGAGGATATCGAGAAAAAGACGGTCAACCTACTTTTCTTTGGTAATTTTTACCGGATGTCGCTAAATGATTACAGCGATGGCATGGTAAAAATGATGGATGATAAAGATTTTTTATACGGTAGTCTTATCCGCGATAATTATTCACAGGGTGTTGTGCTGGGCAAAAAATACCGGCTGTTGCGGGTTTCCTATAATGTATTCATGTTCGGTCTCATTATTTCGGTAGTCGCGTTCCTGATCTCATCATTGATATAA
- the ppk1 gene encoding polyphosphate kinase 1 encodes MDHYSFFDRDLSWLLFNGRILLEAEKEDLPLMERVNFLSIFSSNLDEFYRVRMPVILAVNKLAKGAAHEKEDVLLEAQQLIERQQQKFGEVFTGRLIPLLKQNKVNLLFNEPLPEVIQDKVTDYFFSQVMAFLQPVDLSETGKKFFPENNRLYFLITQEIEDKKEKTILLNIPSNQLPRFYSLSADDQQYIIFLDDIIRYNLDRLFTNEAVSGCYSFKITRDAELDLKDEYHGDLSEQIEKQLLKRDMGMATRFLHQPGIPLRTLHSITEKLGLQGSSVVEGGVYHNLKDLMGLPVNLPALRYTRWPPIVNTGLIGKESLFDHIADHDHIFHAPYQSYNSILRFFNEAAIDKDVQEISVTLYRVASDSRIVNALISAACNGKKVKVMVELKARFDEANNIKWAKKMKAAGVEIIYSDKALKVHAKIALIKRLVNGRIKYAGLLATGNFNESTAAFYTDHILMTANPALLREMELLFMFLGKKAKTSEGYPIDFKHLLVAQFNLQQRFIELIDREIGNVKKGLKGAITIKLNNLEERILISKLYEASQAGVKISLIVRSICCIIPGVKGMSENITVRRIVDRYLEHGRIFIFHNNNEPEVFLGSADWMNRNIYRRIEVCFPVYDPGIRAEIMQIIDLQLNDNVQAVMLNEELQNISIEKHEPLIQSQRDIYGFLKHKTDGEA; translated from the coding sequence ATGGATCATTATTCATTTTTTGACAGGGATCTGAGTTGGTTGCTATTTAACGGGCGCATCTTATTGGAGGCTGAAAAGGAAGATCTGCCTCTGATGGAAAGAGTGAATTTTCTTTCAATATTTTCTTCAAACCTGGATGAGTTTTACCGGGTAAGGATGCCTGTTATATTGGCTGTTAATAAACTGGCTAAAGGTGCCGCACACGAAAAAGAAGACGTTTTACTGGAGGCCCAGCAACTGATTGAGAGGCAGCAGCAAAAGTTTGGTGAGGTATTTACTGGCAGGTTGATACCTTTGCTCAAACAAAATAAGGTAAACCTGTTGTTCAATGAGCCACTTCCAGAAGTGATTCAGGATAAAGTAACCGACTACTTTTTTAGCCAGGTGATGGCCTTCCTGCAACCTGTTGATCTTTCCGAAACCGGTAAAAAATTCTTTCCCGAAAATAATCGTTTATATTTCCTAATTACGCAGGAGATAGAGGACAAAAAGGAAAAGACAATATTGCTTAATATACCTTCTAATCAGCTGCCCCGTTTTTATAGCTTATCGGCAGATGATCAGCAGTATATCATATTTCTGGATGATATTATCAGGTATAATCTTGATAGACTATTTACCAATGAGGCTGTAAGCGGTTGCTATAGCTTTAAAATAACCCGTGATGCCGAACTTGATCTGAAAGATGAGTATCATGGCGACCTCTCTGAGCAGATCGAAAAACAGTTGCTCAAAAGAGATATGGGTATGGCCACCCGGTTTTTACACCAGCCTGGCATCCCGTTGCGTACGTTACATTCCATAACCGAAAAGCTGGGCTTGCAGGGTTCTAGCGTAGTAGAGGGAGGCGTATACCATAATTTGAAGGATCTGATGGGACTGCCCGTAAATTTACCTGCTTTGCGTTATACCCGATGGCCTCCAATCGTTAATACGGGTTTGATAGGTAAAGAGTCTTTATTTGATCATATTGCAGATCATGACCATATCTTTCATGCACCTTATCAATCGTACAACAGTATACTGCGTTTTTTTAATGAGGCAGCCATTGATAAGGACGTGCAGGAAATATCAGTAACCCTGTACCGTGTAGCCAGTGATTCCCGCATCGTGAACGCGCTTATCAGCGCGGCTTGCAATGGCAAAAAGGTGAAGGTAATGGTGGAGCTCAAGGCCCGCTTCGACGAAGCCAATAATATCAAATGGGCCAAAAAAATGAAGGCCGCCGGTGTCGAGATCATTTATAGCGATAAGGCATTAAAGGTACACGCCAAAATCGCTTTGATCAAAAGATTGGTCAACGGTCGCATAAAATATGCCGGGCTGCTGGCCACTGGTAACTTTAATGAAAGCACCGCAGCTTTTTATACCGATCATATTTTGATGACAGCCAATCCGGCTCTGCTACGTGAAATGGAACTGCTGTTTATGTTCCTGGGTAAAAAGGCCAAAACGTCCGAAGGGTATCCTATCGATTTTAAGCATTTGCTGGTTGCCCAGTTTAACTTACAGCAACGCTTTATCGAGCTGATTGACCGGGAGATAGGCAACGTAAAAAAAGGTTTAAAAGGAGCTATCACCATCAAACTGAATAATCTGGAAGAGCGCATACTGATCTCCAAATTATATGAGGCATCACAGGCCGGTGTGAAAATATCGCTCATTGTACGGAGTATTTGCTGTATTATACCTGGCGTTAAAGGGATGAGTGAGAACATTACCGTACGCCGTATTGTTGACAGATACCTGGAACACGGAAGGATATTTATTTTTCATAACAATAATGAACCAGAGGTTTTCCTGGGTTCGGCCGATTGGATGAACCGTAATATTTACCGGCGTATAGAAGTATGTTTCCCGGTTTATGACCCGGGTATCAGGGCTGAGATCATGCAGATCATCGATTTGCAGTTAAATGATAATGTACAGGCGGTAATGCTTAACGAAGAGCTGCAAAATATAAGCATCGAAAAACATGAACCCCTGATACAATCACAGCGGGATATTTACGGGTTTTTAAAGCATAAAACGGATGGAGAAGCTTAA
- the aqpZ gene encoding aquaporin Z translates to METSTFSKFSAEFFGTLVLVLMGCGSAVIAGANGSTGVGLLGISFAFGLSVVAMAYAIGHISGCHINPAISIGMVVAGRMKANEAVIYIIAQVLGAIAGAGILLLIASGKDGYSVAANGLGQNGYDAFSPGHYNLVSGFIAETVFTFIFLLVIFGSTSTKNIHGGFAGLSIGLSLVLIHIVGIMVTGVSVNPARSIGPALLVGGAAISQLWLFIVAPILGAILSAAVWRIILERK, encoded by the coding sequence ATGGAAACAAGCACTTTTTCAAAATTTTCTGCCGAATTTTTCGGTACACTCGTATTGGTTTTGATGGGCTGTGGCAGCGCGGTAATTGCCGGTGCCAATGGCTCAACTGGTGTTGGTTTGTTGGGTATTTCTTTTGCTTTTGGTTTATCGGTTGTGGCAATGGCTTATGCTATTGGTCATATATCAGGTTGCCATATTAATCCGGCCATTTCCATAGGTATGGTTGTTGCCGGCCGAATGAAAGCAAATGAAGCGGTTATTTACATTATTGCGCAGGTATTAGGCGCTATTGCCGGTGCTGGCATCTTATTGCTCATTGCATCCGGTAAAGATGGATATAGTGTAGCAGCTAATGGTTTAGGGCAAAACGGTTATGATGCTTTTTCGCCCGGTCATTACAATTTAGTATCTGGTTTTATTGCCGAAACTGTTTTTACCTTCATCTTTCTGCTGGTAATTTTTGGTTCAACATCTACCAAAAATATACATGGTGGTTTCGCCGGTCTGTCAATAGGTTTAAGCCTGGTGCTTATCCATATAGTTGGTATCATGGTTACCGGTGTATCGGTAAATCCGGCACGGAGTATTGGCCCGGCATTACTGGTAGGTGGGGCCGCCATTAGCCAGTTATGGTTATTTATTGTAGCACCTATACTAGGAGCCATATTAAGCGCTGCGGTGTGGCGTATTATATTGGAAAGAAAATAA